cgccgcgctgcgccgcgccgtgAGAAATCAACACCTGCTCGGAAAATTAATAAAGACCGTGTTGCGGAACATGTTTGCGTAAATTCTACCGGACGTTGGCAATTATCAGTATTAGTAATTGGCAAAAGTAAGAACCCTGTTTGAAAAATACTAAATACGAATGGCCTACTCTAATCGTATACATGGCTCACTGTAATACTTCGACGTACAATCTGATTTCTGTTCAGTGATTATGCGTAATGTGCGCAGAAAAGATATATTTAAATGCTTGTTAAAACAGATTACAaaacatttgaagcaaattgtATGAGTTCGTTAAAATTGTGTaagtgtgtatgtgtgtgtgttggATTAGTTTTATTAGTTACAATTTGTGAGTGTGAACCATATTTGTTAGTCAACTTTCCAGTACGTGATTATTATCAATAAAGTTTAGTAAAAACAGGGAGAGAGGTAAGTGTgaagttattaattatattaattgtattaattatattatacaattataactatatttatataatgtatattatataattatagctATATTACACAATTAATTAGTTATatcataatgtatgtacttcaTTCGATGGTTGGTACCAAATTGTGTCGTTTATTGGATAGATTTTTTTTGATATATTTTGAGAATCTCGCTCAgcgtaaaattattttttaacgtcAATTTGAGACACTTTTCATAGGTTTCTCGTGTATAAATAATAGTACGAGTGTCGCTATTTTGCAATCTCTTTcccaaaattaattaaaatacgaAATTCCGGttgaaaaattttttatttatatctatCAACACATAATATCGGGAATCAAATCGAATTGTTAAGgagaaaacaaaaacaaattgAACTCACCTATTTCGATACAATAATTAAACAGAAACGAAATTAATGTACCGTACAAAgtttaattttctttctttaaattACGCATTTTTTGAACGGATATCTTCTTGTTGATCAAACTATGTGCATACATACATATCGAAAGGCGCGACGAATCGTGATATGTAGCTTGTGGTTTAATGCATCTGATGAATTGCACGTCCGTTCGCGCGTTCATGTTCACGACTAATGAAATCCAACTTACGTAACAGATAATTTACAAGCGAAGGATATTGCTTGTGTGATTTCTTGCGATTGCCGGTAGCAGTTTTCTCGAACAGGTTTGTATTTCTTTGCCTGTATCTTCCCCTTTGCCTTCTATCGTGTTCTCTGTTTACTACAGTTTCGTGCTGTTCAACGGATTACTCGAAAAATCATCGTGCATTGATATTGACAACAGCATATTTTACCGATCGTTTGCGAATATGTGTTTTTATCAAATTAATACTATTATCGTGACAGGTAAAGCCGAAAGGTCAGTTGTggaaaagcgatttaacttagaagaagattttaaattaaaatattgaaagatGTTTTTTAACACCTTTAGTAGCATAACAGTGTTATTTAAAATGTGTTATTTattgtaatgtgtaatgtgtcatttattttaaaacgtgttaaaatgttattaaaattgttatgtcgttaaaatagataaaacacaaattaaataatattaaatttatatttaatacttatttttgtttaatattACATTGATACTTATCGTCTGTGAGAATAATATTACATCTCAATGGTAAAATTGTTGTTTAAAAATAAGCATACGTACGTGTTTAGTCAAAAATACTTTTTGAAGTGACCTGAgctttttatcgaataaaagatttttcgaaatttttattattactctTCGTTCTCGTCAAAGTACACattatttcaagcaactttttgcCAGATtagtgtaaatcagtgcgatcgATAGAATAAACaccctatataatatataaataacctGTATTCAAATAAGGGAAATGCAACAGCAGGAATGATTTTGCTCGGCTAGTATCGCGTTTTAGACGACCGTACGTCATCGTTAGCACAGCGCGCTTGATTTTATTCGACATTCTCCCATACATATGTATCGGCGAGTTAACCCAAATACGAGTGCATAGCTTTGTATAAATTCGACGATCCTTTTTTTACTCCGAATTCGATATACACATTTTACTTTTTAAGCAGCGAAAGTCCGTCTGGTGATTCTCTGACCCGCGATTGAAAACATGCTTTTAATAGTACCGACGACGAAGCGACGATACAATCGCCAagtataattgtattataatccgaggcttagctccaaacgACGTAACGTAACGATTGCCTTCGGTGCCCGCTGGGAAAATGTCTGCCTCTATCAATTTCTCATTTCAAACTTCTGAATTGTTATGCGCATGTTTTTGGTTTACTCGACACGCTGAGTCTACAGGGTGACCCATTTAAGTTgagattgtaaaaaatctcgtagacacgtgatttaaaaaaaaaaagactgaCACATGCCCTTTAATATTTCGAGTAGGGAGTCAAATGGCACTAGTTTTTTAATGCTTGAGCGTTTTCatggttatttcaaggtcatcttgttttttttttattatcataaacctattttttttttatttcgcaatcgtattctacgtaaaaaagtGCACAACATTCGGAATGaaaaatatagatttaaataaaaaaaaacaagatcacgttgaaataaccttgaaaatcCTCACGAATTGAAAATCTGGTATAGCCATTTGACTCCCCACTCGAGATACTACAAACATATATCAATTTGTTTTTTTAGATCACGTGTCTACgagattttttacaatctcAGCTTAAATGGGATATTTTATGCTTTTATGGAAAACTACAAAATAATTGTTTTAGAATCGTTCTTTTCAAAGACACAAAACATGGTAATCCAAggggaaaaatattttaaaaatctcGGAAACATACAAAAACGAAGAATCAATAGATACATATTTTACTTTGGAGTCTAATAACACCGTTACATGTCTGACCTGATTAATCGGGACAAGCATGAATATACGCTTAACAAAAAAACTTGTTAACATCTCACTGTTGAAAACAATACAAAATTCGATACAGTTTTAATAACGTAGTATTTTGGCGTATGCGTTGAAGTCTATTGTATAGTCTTCACGCGACAAGATGGCAtttttgtgtttacattccccctcttactggCTTCCCGAGGGCTGCACCTATCGGTTGCTGGCGACTGCAATGGATCTCCGTCACCGTTTTCGGCCAATAGCGACCGATAGCTGTGGCAGTGGGGCAGCTGGTAAGAGGGGGGATGTGAACATAAatgtgccttcttgtcgcgggAGGACTGTAAGTAACTTGAGTCTGAAATCTCGTTGTAAGCGTAACAGAAGAACCAGCAATTctcaaataaaaataagattacaCATTAATCAGATGCGAGAAAGTGAAGTGATTTTCGTAAAAGAAAGTTATCGAAGCTACTTTATTGACGTTCAAATTTTGCGAGTTGCTCTAGCTTGCAACAGTTTTTATAGTGCAGCATTCGATGCAATTATGCTGCAACATGCAGTTTTGTAGTGCAGTGTGCTACACCTTTTATAGTGCAACATATAATTTGGCAATGCAATATACAATTTTGTAATGCAACGTACAATTTTAGTAGTGCAGCGTACAATCTTTACTAAGCAACTGAATATCCGATCGCGTCTAAATTACCGTTGCATGCAATTATAAAGTCATAACCGAATAAATCGCAACTAAATACTGAAGCTTAGGAGTGAAATTTACAATTTGCAAAAGCAAAAAAAGAAAGTATGATTATAGTATTACACCTTGTGGAGAATTGGGAAGTAATTATAAATGCATTTAGTACACGTGATTAGagggattgcggattttatgcgttcatgaTGAATATTAATAGGGGAAATatgaaactataaaaatattagaaaaatctgAAATTGTTACGATGTTactttcaatttaataaaatatttacgagatgaaagaaatatttatttaagtttttctgatataaattatttaatatataaatatatataaccatttcaaaaatctatttttttctAGCCCAGGATGTAAGTATACATAGATGAACTTTCTTCATCTACATATTTGACCTCAGTAACACGTAGTATAAGTTCGGTCCAAACcctttcggacaccctgtacatgcgTAGTTCTATTTCGATTTAGGATTGCGATCATGAAGTATAATCGTAGAGGGCAAGTATTTGTAAACACACTAATAACTTTAATGTAAAAGTACAGATTGCACGCATACGTATCTCCAAAATCATTCGATTATTGATTTGCTTCAacttataataacaataactatGCAAGCAGATCATTGGGTGCGcataaaattcataaaatcgtTCACTGCGTAGgaacgaagaaaattatttgaGGAGGTATACATACTTACATATTTTTAAGGGCATCTGGCAGGATGAAGGGGCTCGAGGATCTATAGAAAAAAAGGGATCGAGGAAAGCGCTATGGTTCGATGGAAAGGGTCTTCTTGGAGTGCGCATTTGGTAAGTAGAAGGCCCGTTGCCGGTCTGGTTTTGCAGGGTTCCTTCGTCATCTACGTGTATCCAGAAACACGTGAGTGGACATCGGCAAGATCGTCATTCCCCGGCATGCACCGCCAACCATAACATTGAGCAGTCACTGCCATGGGGACCTACCTAACCTTCCTCAAGAATCCCATGTGGGGCTTTCACTTGGAACTTGATACGCGAAAAATATACAGCGGCTCCAAAAAGTATTCGTATACACTTTTCAAACGaggtcacttttttttttagattggACCAAACAACGTGAATTTTCTcaaattttataggaattaatTTGTTTGACAATGTCTGAgagaaaattttgcgaaaattgtAATTAGTTgcaatgacaaaagaaaattttcaaGATTGTGTTTcgttgaaattttcagcatgcatataatcACCGAAATTTAGGCTCAGATAATAGCTTAATAGGCTCAAATAAAAGTGTCGAAGAAACGTggttttctaaatatttgtttgtCATTCCAAtgaattgcaatttttgcaaaattatttgtACACATTGTCTCGTATTTagttttttctttaatttcagAACATTTATGCAATTCATATTCGGATATTCGAACATTACTTACCATTTTCAAACGAATAATTGGTATATTAGAGTCACGATAGACCGCAAATAAAAAGGGCAAGAATATGAGTTAACGTAATCCTAGATAAACCATCCATTGCATTTTACACTTGGCTGattataaaatgataaaaacatAGAAAATGTGACTTTCACTACAAACTGAAATAGAAATACAATGTTGGAATTGCCCAACACCTTAGCATACTAGTTTAAGGTTGAAAAAGATCATTGATCAGAAATTTTACTATCGTTTATTTAACTAAAAACATTGCAATATAATAATGAAGTACTTCGTTGTAATAATAGAATTAGAATAATCATGTGAATTGAAAAAACCGTGAAAAGACGCAAACAAgtacaaaaattaaaatcaaTAAATCATTGGCTTAGAagatatttgaattttattaATGCATAGTGTTAGCACTCGTCTACTTAAAGTTGGTGTTCAAAAATATGACCTTCAGCCTGAATGTAAAGACTTACTTGGTCTCTAAAAGATAGCGAAACTCAAATATCTCCTAAACTAATGATTTTTCGCAATGAATACTTCAGTATAATCAGAAAGTATataattccatttaaaaaaataaagttcaccTTCGCATATGCTCGACGCGTTCACCCAGAAAAATCTtattaatatcagattacgtgccccctaaaactattcaaatttcgctggaaacattttttagtatcatcgacagtttcgaagatatttgactGGATCAATTTAAATAGGCCACCCTATGcaataaaaattagtaaatcatATGATAAGGTGTTTTCTGTGTCGACCATTGTAATAAGTTGTACATAGTATAAAAATCACCTCGAATCCTTCTAATGTCTatacaaaatttcattttcgacCGAGTTGTTTTTCTTAaacatgcataaaatccgtagtctaataGTCATAGCAAGCAATCTTCTGAATCACTGAACAATTTCCAATAAAAAGTAAGCCTGTTCAAGAAATCGGTCTTAATAATTTATCAAGAAAATGATGTTCACGTACTTCTCTAATGACGTACACGCAGGAATATAACTTCATCACGAAGATAAAAGGTTGTTGCTGCGCCATTATCCGCGCGATCTATAATTTCCCGCCTTAATTCGTCACGGGACCAAAAAAAATTCGCAACATAAGAGCGTAATAGTGTCACGGCGACGGCCGCACGGCGGAGCGGAGCGAAGCGAAGGCGCGAACGTAAACATAAAATGTGCACGTTAGAAAAAGTGAACGTCCGTAAATGTGTGCGAGCATATAGCTGCGAGCGAACTCTCTGATAACATCATAAAGGCTTGAGAAACGATCTACGCTGTAAGGGGGATCCCGATTTCGCCGTCCCCCATTAAATAAAACGGCATAATTAGTGTAACAAGTTTAGGTCAATGTTGCCCCATCGTGAAGCTTTCTATAATGTAATGGGTTCTCATTGTTAATCCGCGCATGTTCCCTCCAGACGTGAAAAATGAACTTTATTAGCTTCGTACGTATGTGGCTACATTACACGAGGATCAAGTGAACTCGGCATGTTCGCGATGACTTCAGGAAGTGAACTTCTAAAATGTCTTTTAGATCGTGTGACAAAGTTAACTTTTATCATTTAATTTGCTCGATATATTTTGTGAAATTGGTGGAGATATATTTAACATTTATATTACtactaatgataataatgattgaTTAATTAAGTAGACTATGAAAATATAACAGAAATCTTCACACACGGcacataatattattacacaATAGTTCTGACACACGAGTAAAAATTTCGACTCTTATTTCTCTCATATATTATTTGATTATTCAATTCAGGCAATTCATAGTAAAAATAACCCCATGGCAgtgaatatttcaaaaattgtataatatttgaatattacaatatatattgtatattatacaaatattcgCAGTCTGGGGTTATTTTATTAGAAGATGGTTAAAACTGAATAatcaaataatatataacagaGACGAGAGTATATCATACAAATATTCATGCAATAGgaataagataaaaatattattcatttACTTTAACGTACATGTTTTcttgtaaattattataaatattcgcAGTTTAGTTATTGTGTATGGAAATTAGTAGATTTTGATTAAATATTGTGTTCATAGTTAAAACACAGCGGGTAGTAAAATTATATTGAACAATACCAATTTTGCGGTTTCATAAGGACAATTTTATAGATTTTAATGCGGCTACACAAATAGGAAAGTCGTTTATTTCAACTACCCACATATTCTCAGAAATGTTGAAACAAAGTTAATTGGTTATCAGctatagtatacatatactgttatatttatcgtctactatatttattatccaaaatattacatattatattatataatatattatgtataattaattgttcatttttacgattattcgagccttgtaactcatttttatagttgttaacaatcggtaactataaaaatgattcacaaggctcgaataatcgtacctcctcttcctaaattgtccgtttttgtgcgcaatctcggtgtcaattagggagaatttattgtatctccaatttgcaaatattaatagtttacaaaattataataagAATTCAGTATGTATAAGCAGTCATTTAAAAATTGATTGTTTCAATAtgaagttatttatttattatgacCCTAATACATATaacacatataatatatatatatataacatttatcAACTATTCGTATCATCTGTATTAGATGTcaagtaaataaaaaaagaagacattattttatTAGTAAATGTAGCTGCCAAGTTATAATAAAAGATATCCTGAGAAAcgttttgaaaatattcgggcccGAGAATAGATCATTACTTTTTTAGAAGTTCCATTACAAGTAATATATGACATAGTTAAGTTGAGAAAGAATAATTTCGAGTCGGCAGATAAAAAATCTAAGGGTCACAGAAAAGGTGTAGGTTTACTCCAGATACACTCCTGGCCTCGGTCGGGTTCCAGTAACGAATAGCGTCGAAAAGTGGTCATAATCATAAATCACGCAAGCAAATGATAAATCGATTCGGTTTCAGATTCAAAACCGTTTCCTTTCCAGCTCATTATCATATCGTCCAAAATGTACAACTTTACTTCCTCGAAGTAACTTACGTTGTGACCGTCAACGAAACTAATTTTACAACAATGTTTTACGTTGCACTTTTGTGATAACAACATAATTAATTAGGTAATATTGTTTTAATATGTTATAaatagattatattatttaactattaatgttaaataaattattgtcTATAAACTAAATTTAATTCACCTATTCTTCGCCaaagtaaattattattactattcctAAACGAAATTTgatgtataaataaattatacagaTTTGATAagcaatattaaaaatattctattacaaattttaaaaaatttgataaaactGTATTTTCTCTGTTTTCACAATTTTACAAAATTCAAGACTATGTAGAAATATTCTAAATTTCTTCTAACGTTGCCtgagttttatattttattaactttCTTAGTCAGTTTTGTCATGAACGCACAAAATCTGTAATCTAATTATAACTGTTCTGTTTCAGATTCTTACTTTGTAAACAAGAAAATCCGCTTATTTCATAAAAAGAGGATGCAGTGTTTGCGAACTACTGAATATGCATATACTTGGAACGCCAACGAGGTCCCGTGGACGGCGGCAATAAAAAATATGCCGGGAATCAAGAGTAGGATATCGAAACGTAAGCAAATGAAAgtgctcgttgttctctttcttCTGCGCCGAGATAAGAGAGAAACGTAACAGATCCCAAAAAGGAGAAAGAAAACGTATTTATCAGTCTATTAGACCGATTACGCAAAAAGTGACgaataaaagtaataatgagAAAGTAGAAAGATATATGGTATTAATCGGGAAGGGTCATTGACTCCACGAAAAATACGTACAGGAGAAATGCCATGAACGGAACATTACAGTTATCTCGAGAATCCATAAtttttttgataataataaaaacattcgtaataaaattgttataatgAAATTATCTGAGTGAATTTTATGTGAATTTTGAGATAATTGTAATGTTCCGTTCATGTTAATTCTCCAGTACGTATTTTTCATGAAGCCAACGACCCTTTCCGATCAATGCTGTATATCTTTCCACTTTCTCTTCATTACTTTTATTCGTCATTTTTTGCATATACGTATATAATCGGTCTAATAGGCTGACAGATACTTTTTAATAAATACGATAAAATCTTTGCATCTCTGGTTATATATAatgtttacttattttattagtaaGTACATATAGTAATGTATTATACTAACTATTACTAACTCGGGGTCTGACTCGGACAGAAATTTGTTTAtcgttatataatatatgcaatcctatataatatatgaatCCTATTTTATCTCTTTTCTATAAACATATACATTTACACAAACATCGGCAGTCTAGTTATCAGTGACCCCGAAGACTCAAATTTACTTGGCCCCACCGAACTACGTGATAATAGAATGTAAAGTGTAAAGGAAAATATTCGTAAGATTAAACAATAGCTTGTAGAAAACTAATATCAAGGAAATAGGAATACGACAGTCGCGattaaaaattgacaatttattaGGCAATACAACGTATATGCATAATAACAAAATGTGATATAAAAGCAAACTCAAAccacaaaataaaaatgagaaaatgtTCAACAAAAAGACGTACAGATAGGTTTTTATACGTAGAATTAAGCTTAGAATGAGAAAATATTGTCAAAAAGATATACAAAATGTACCTGCCTATGTAAGGGAAACTGTACGCATGTGATAGGCTGCATATGCTCCTGACACGTTAATAAAACTTTCAACTTCAACTTTAGACTAAATTACGATGTTCCAAAAGATTTGACGAAGTCCAGACTTTCGATAAAAAATTACCGATTTCTGGACCACTGTGCAATGGCGAGATTTCTTCAAGTACTGACGTACAGACTCTCTTTGTCGTAAATGCTATACGGCAACCCGAATTATCGACCTTTTCATAACCTCGTTCCCGGTATTTGGTAGGAGTTGAGCGGCCGCACAGGGAGCCTGGCGTGCACTTGGTCAAACAACGAGATCTCTATGGTGGCCTCCGTTTATTGGCGCTTCTAATTCAGGACCGGAAGGGGCCGAAAGGCAACGGCGAAAACAGACCTCCCGGATTAAAATAGGCTGCCATAACACTTGGCTTAAATGCtttgtattaataattaacacgttctAGCGGCAAGCTGCGGTCACGATCGCCCCGTCTTGACCCCTACCTCCCGCACCGCCATTGGTCTTTTGAATAGACTTTCACAATTTTTTCCGTTTTCTTTTTCCGAACAA
The window above is part of the Megalopta genalis isolate 19385.01 chromosome 2, iyMegGena1_principal, whole genome shotgun sequence genome. Proteins encoded here:
- the LOC117220580 gene encoding uncharacterized protein LOC117220580, yielding MERVFLECAFDSYFVNKKIRLFHKKRMQCLRTTEYAYTWNANEVPWTAAIKNMPGIKSRISKRVERPHREPGVHLVKQRDLYGGLRLLALLIQDRKGPKGNGENRPPGLK